The nucleotide sequence GTCGTCCTTGAATTTCTTATATATTTCCTTTTGTTCAGCCAGCATTTGGTTGTAAGCAAATCGGACACAACCGAAGGTTTTTGCAAAAAGCTGTTCCTGCTCTTTTGTTGGGTATAGACGGAACTTATATGCTTTATTTGCCATATCAAATCACTTCATCCCTTGATTTTCTATATATTTCTTTATTACTTCTAAAAGTGAACCGCCTGTTGTAAGTAAGCAAAAACTCCTTGACCAAAAATGCTCTTTCCAAAGCTTCCTTTTCACTTGTGGAAAATGCTTTTTGATCAGTCGAGAACTTGCACTTTTATAAGCATTGATAAACTTTGATAATTCACTATTCGGATACGCTTTGAACAAAATATGTACATGGTCCATATCGTGATTCCATTCAACTAAGGAAATGTTGTAATTTTTACCTAATCGAACAAACATATCTTTTGCATAATCCGATATTGTGTCATCCATCACTTTTCTGCGATATTTCACAACCAAAATATCACGGCATATGATAAAGTAACGCCTTTAGGCTACGTCTAACCGAAACTCATCTCCCACTTTCACTAGCGCTATCGCACCTTCACGTTTAGAAGTGGGAGACTTCTTTCGAAAGAAAGTTAAATTGAATGGTGCTTAAACAAACCGTTTGAATAACTTGAATTTTCAGAAAATTAAAGACCGATTTATGAGGCCATGAGTGGCCCCTTTTATATGTAAACAGAGCTCTTTTAAATTCCTCTAAATGGCAAATCAACTAAAAAGCAGTCTTTTTGAACACATGAAAGCACAAGTTTTCCTACAATTTCATGTATGTGAATCCTGCCTACACAAGTCAGACATGTCCAAAATGCTCCGAAAAAATAAAGCACAAGACCGTAGGTATAAATGTCAGTGCGAGTTTGAAACTCATCGGGATAGAGTCGGTGCGATGAATATTCGATACGCACCTGTGATTGATGGTAACAGTCAATCAGCCTAAGATGCTATATGTACTATCTTAAGGAGGGTGATGGTACACCCTAAACTTGAGGTCATACTTCGATAGCAAAAATGCTCGTCGATTTAATCACTCAAGAATCCCATCAGCTTTAGCCGTGGGAGTGTCAATAATACACACGACTTCATTTTCAATTTCTAATTTTTGCAATGGCTTGACTTCTATCCTCTTGATTATATATGGCTGAACCTGCAACAAGGACATTGGCTCCTGCTTCTACGCAAAGTTTAGCCGTTTCAGGATTTACTCCACCGTCTACTTCAATTTCAACCTGCAAATTTTTCTCTTTTACGATGTTAGCAACTTGTTTTATTTTAGGTAGGACAGAATGAATGAATGATTGTCCCCCAAAGCCAGGATTAACCGTCATAAGCAATACAAGATCAACATCCTCTATTACATGTTCAATCATTGAAACGGGAGTATGAGGGTTTAATACCACTCCAGCTTTTATACCTTCAGATTTAATATATTGAATGGTTCTGTGCAAATGAGTACAAGCTTCAACATGGACAGATAATATATCAGCACCTGCTTTGGCAAACGTCCCAATGTATTGATCTGGATTTTCTATCATTAAATGAACATCTAAAGGTAAGTTTGTGACAGGTCTA is from Bacillus methanolicus MGA3 and encodes:
- the rpe gene encoding ribulose-phosphate 3-epimerase; amino-acid sequence: MIKIAPSILSANFARLEEEIKDVERGGADYIHVDVMDGHFVPNITIGPLIVEAIRPVTNLPLDVHLMIENPDQYIGTFAKAGADILSVHVEACTHLHRTIQYIKSEGIKAGVVLNPHTPVSMIEHVIEDVDLVLLMTVNPGFGGQSFIHSVLPKIKQVANIVKEKNLQVEIEVDGGVNPETAKLCVEAGANVLVAGSAIYNQEDRSQAIAKIRN
- the tnpA gene encoding IS200/IS605 family transposase gives rise to the protein MICRDILVVKYRRKVMDDTISDYAKDMFVRLGKNYNISLVEWNHDMDHVHILFKAYPNSELSKFINAYKSASSRLIKKHFPQVKRKLWKEHFWSRSFCLLTTGGSLLEVIKKYIENQGMK